AAATTCttattatcattttgtttaaCAATTGAGTTTAGTCTAACAATCATTTCTTGTTTGAGATCTGATTTCGAACCTCGAACGTTTTCATTATTCAGAGTGCTATGAACTGATGTAtcaaataatttactattttcgTCAAAGTTTTCCTTAACCGTTTGTTTATTTCCTTCATTGATTTCCAGTTTGTTTTTACTACTACCTCTAACATTTTCTTCCGTTTGAAGAAGAATTTGTTGTTCACTTGCAGGATTAAATACACTACTTAAACGACCATTGCTTTGAAAAACACGAATTCTATCTAGATTTCGCATTCCTTGTGCTTCACCAAAGCCAGTTTctagttttttttcttgaaaactacTTGGAAAAGTTGGTGTGTTTGGTTGCTCTGATAATTCTTCATTATTATGAGGACTATTCTCATTTAAATTGGAATTTTCAAAACTATCAGTTGATAGAATGTCTGGTTGCCTTAGTAAAATAGTATTTTGTTGGTTAGGTTTTGCAATATTGGTGAACTTGTTTGTACGGAATTTAAGTGAGTTTTTAGACTCTTTCAAGCCTGTTTTGAGACCTTGATTGAAAAGTTGAAATTGATTGTTTTTGTTGAAGGAACTGAATCTCTCATGATGGTATTCTGGGCGATTTTTTAATGGATTAACTTGTGTTAGAGTGTTTTGTGAAGATGGATTGAACTGACTAGACTGAGGGCCTTGATGCTGTCTTATACGGCCTTGTGAACCTATATTCTGTAAGGAGAGGTTGGGCTGGCCTGTTTGAGGACCTTGATTGTGTCCTGGATAACCTTGAGATATACTCTTCTTTGATGGTGTATTTTGAAAAGATGGGTTAGATGGAACAGTCCGCGAATATTGATACTGTTTCGAAGGATCTCGTAAAGCTACGTTCTCTGATAGATTGGGCTGAACTACCATAGAATCTTCATACTGTTCTGAGTTATCTTGGGGTAAACTTTTCCTCGTTGGTATAGTACGATGAAATGGATTATCCCGAAATGTTTGAGGACTTTGATGCTTTCTTGAAAGATCTTGAGTTATTTTCTCCCCTGACAATGCGTTTTTAAAAGGTTGGTTAGAAGGAATTGTTTGAGTACCTGTATACTGTACGGAACGACCTTGTGATATTCTATCTTCTGGTGGTATACTATGAGAAGATGGGGTGAACAAAACTGTGTGAAAACTTTGGAACTGTCCTTGGTAAGCCTGAGATACCCTTTCCTGTTCTACTATATTACGGTGAGAAGAGTTAGAGCGAAATTTCTGAGGGCTTTTCAATATCTCATCTGAtgagttattttgaaaatatgagCTGGGAAACTCTTTCGAAGCAGAATTGGAATGGAATATCTGAGAAACTTGATGGTCTTCTGGAAAACTTACAGAGCCATGTTGGAAAGGTTTATCTATAAAAAAAGAATTGCctgttcttttattttctttgtttagatTTGACGTCGTGCTTTTCCTATTGTTAAGAAAACTACCTGGTCTAGTAACATGAGTTCTATTAAATTCTTTGGACCTTTCATTGAGAAATATCGGCCTTAAAATACCAAATTCTCGTGAAAGACAAGAAACACAAGAACTGGGAAGTGGTGGACTAAATTCTCTATGTTTCTGGTTTTGATTCGTAAAAATGTGTAGCTTGCTGTTTTGTCTGTTACCTGAGCCTTGTTCATTGAGATGTTCTTTTTGACTACCAAATTGTAAATTTTCATTTGCGGTCATAAGACGGCCGTTATAATTCATGGATTTTGGAAAGTTATGTCGATGGTCATTGAATTTCAAAGAATGAGAATTAACTAGATCAGGAAACTTCGGTAGAAACTTCTCAGTAGAACCATTGACAGCATAAAAATCGTGGTTTTTAAGTTCCAGTTCCCCTCTTGCACTGGAagattgttcttttttattttatgttgttttaattctatattctgtatgttgttggtatttaCCCCTAAAGCCTTATTCTTCAGTTCCCTTGTGGATGATTTCGGAACGTTTGTTTCGTTTAGAAATCCATCAAAATAGTCAATGTTATGTTCATTAGTAATTTGTTTGCTCAGTAAGCTGttgttattttgtgaattattttcagAGCTATTTTCTGTTTCTAGGCTCGGTCTTATAAGTTCAGATCCGTTcgtgttttctttaaaaacaaatgtagtaaAACCTTTTCCGTATATCACCTCATACGGTTTATTGTTGGCACTATAGCGACTCATTACTTTCTCTTTGTACGAGAGTGTGGGGGCGGCTTCTTCCAGAGTTGTCGTCTGAAATGACTCCTGAgcttcagttttgttttcctCGTCATGTTTTTTGTTCTCATGGTGAGGATGGTAGTGAGAACGGTAATACCAACTATAGTTTTCTCTAATATTTCCACGTTCATAGCCACGGCCCGGTAGGTGGTAGTCGTTTCCTGCAGTGTTTACTGATGCTTCCCGTCCCTTACTTTCAGACGTGTCCAGTATTTCTCtcgtgtttttaatatttaaattgtcaAATGTGAGGGGTGGTTTAGACGTGAGAAAAAAGTCATCtaggaataatttatttttcttgtcgtTTCTAATTCTTTTTTctggttttttaaaattcaacatCCGTAAAAATGATGTCAAACGTTTTTCCATTGGAATTTTCCTTTCTGTTTCATCAGCTAAGTTCAACTCTGATGTCTCTTGCGCTGCATTACCGATGTAATATTTTGGCACAAGGGctattttgaaataagaaatatcACCATGGCAACGTTCTCCGTTGTTACACTTGACCTTAATCGGATATATAATGGCGGAACTAGCTAATGGGCACAAGAACGCTACCACAACCAACCAACAGCCAGGAACATACACCTGAAATGAAAAATGGAGATACAACATTTTCCCGAATAAATtctcataaaactaaaaaaacataaaatttttacGTACGACCATCACTTTGACAGATTCTACCTCCTCGCTATGTTcttttatacaataattaaaattatatatctcaTTGAATATCGGAAGGAAAGAAACTTTCCTACAGATTTCAAGACCATTATTTATTTACTCGAAAATACATCCCCTAAAAGTGTTATAAGGTGTACTCTCTAAGGACTATGTGAGTATGAAGTAgtgatttgtttttggtttgttttgaatttcgcgcaaagctacacgggggctatatgcgctagccttccctagtttagcatgtaagactagagggaaggcagctagtcatcactacccaccaccaactcttgggctattcttttaccaacgaaatgtgggattgactgtcacattataatgcccccacggctgaaagagcaaacatgttttagtgtgacagggattcgaacccgtgaccctcagattacgagtcgagagctttaaccacctggccatgccttaATATGAAGTAACTGGACCGTTGTATGCTTGTTCTTAACTTTCACTAAATATCGACCATTTTTAACTGAATTGTCTACAAATAGCTACTTTTATTTAACCTGTAAAGTTAACTTACAAAGAAATTTTAGCCAAAATATGAGTTGTCTAAGCTCAGCATTGACATGCTTCTAGTTTTCATTCGGAGAAAATATGTTTTCGTATTATCGTGAAATTAGATTTAGatatctaaacccgatttttCGAGTCGTAAGTACTCAAACTTACCAATGAACAAATAAGGTGCTtaaaaattttgtgaacataGAAAAAGATTTAACACGAAAAACTATCTGTggcataaaatgaaaaaaaaaatgtattatgaaaaatttatagcagtaaaaatatatttagttttactatgtattccggcccggcatggccaagcgtgttaaggcgtgcgactcgtaatctggggttcgcatcccggtcgcgccaaacatgctcgccctttttagccgtgggggcgttataatgtaacgatcaatcccactattcgttggtaaaagagtagcccaagagttggcggtgggtagtgatgactagctgccttccctctagtcttacactgctaaattatggacggctagcacagatagccctcgagtagctttgtgcgaaattcaaaacaagcaaacaaacactaTGTATTTacgtattataacaatatatttatttcggGTGGGATGTCTTCCATGAAGACAAAAAAGCTTGataccaaataaataaataacaaaaaatatcttatCTTATTAATTGtgaaatgttctttattttaagcctggctaaaaataataatttttttgccTGATGTTTTGGTAAGTTTTGATTATTTGACACAgaacagtttcataaaatttcattaaaactctTCGTTTGTCTGTTTccttattatgtttgtttgttttgtttttgaatttcgcgcaaaactacacgtgagctatctgcgctagccgtccctaatttagtagtgtaagactagagggaaggcagctagtcatcaccacccaccgccaactcttggactactcttttaccaacgaatagtgggattgacagtcacattataatacgtctgagggcttataacgctaaatctGGGAGCTTCTCTCCCTAAGGACAGATACTGTCCCATATTTTACTGGGGTATAACTCTAAAAGGaatgttaaaataactataaaacacGTTCGCTATGTTCCTGTCGTATCATACAAAGTCATTGCAACAATTACTTGAATTAATCTCAAAGCTCGTCCGGAATTTTAATGAACAAGTTTTAAGTGCTACTATTATAATTACTTTCGATTCTCACGAGATTCCTATAATGCAGCTTCacacttagcaacaaacaaaatattataataacttaaaaGAGGTGTAAAACGTTTATAAGAAACTAAACATGATTAACAGTATTTTAACACCAATACACATCTCTCTTGATAAACACACAGATTTTATGGTATTCATTCTAAATACAGTGGTTAAAGTGAGCTCTCTTTTCCGATAGGTGTTTATAGAATTTAATGCAAACAGCAATAATGTTTCTTGTACCACAAACACATACACGGTCTTGAGATCACACTTTTATATGAACTACGTCGACAAAAACTTCGACAGTTCTGGTCATATGGACATCTCTAATAGAACAAAGGTACTAGATGGTCAAAAAAATTATTCAGTCAAAATGTTCCTAGGAAAATGCATCATATTTATGCATAGCGAAACGCTTAATACGTGAAGAAACTGTAGCAAACTTAACTGTAATAAACTTGAGATACAATTATGAAGTTGATGACACTCTTGTATCTTATCTGGAAGACGTTTTTACCTCAGAAACTACTAAACTATTTAATTCCACacataacaaaacaaagactTATGTTGCTTCGAAACTAAGCTATGAAAAAAGTCCGAaggcaaaataatgtaaaaaacagattaaattcGGGTAGAAAaggtttaattaatatattcaaagCATATGCACTAATGCTATCAAATACTCATATAAATGTCTCGACTTGATAGCTTATCATACAGTAACGACTTAACTCAATAACCATCAGTAACATTTTGTTGTTACAAATATATCTGTAAACGTATTACTTTTACAGCtccaagtaacaaaactttatataaattacagCTTTCAGTAATAAAATGCACTCAAAGTAATGCTTATACAAACGTTATAGTTTGTCAGTTGTCGCTCATGGTTTATTACCACAAATGCTTATGTAAAAGATATAACGAAACTTGATATAACAAATATTcagggcccgccatggccagatgattaaggcactcgactagtaatccgagggtcgcggcttcaaatccccgtcgcaccaaacatgctcgccctttaagccgtgggagcgttataaagtgacggtcaatcccactattcattggtaaaagagtagtccaagagttggcgatgggtagtgatgactagctgcctttcttctagtcttacattgctaaattagggactgctagcacagataatccccgtgtagctttgcgtgaaattaaaaaacaaacaaatattcaagtaAACGTTATCGCTTGGAAACTAAACCCTTTAAATTAAcagcaaaaaacaacagaaatgatGTATCAACTATCAATGTAAGTTGTGTAACATGACAAGTGTCataaccattttttttatttttttttttgtaaaatgaattTCAACTGTCTGTCGGTGCAGGTCTTTCTAtcatataattaaatgttaataactgtGTACTTTCTGACTATTTATATCTATATTCACATTTCTCTGAAATCTGTTTGAAACTATATTGAAATAGTGGTAATAACAATTTTCCCCCCAGTTATTCTTATAGTAGTAATATTAACAGCTTTAGATGTCTGCACAACGTCTTCAGCTATCATAATTAGAACACTTCGGTCTTATACGAAATACGACTGACTTCACACAGTTAGTTACGGTATGTTCTTTACACTTAATTTAGTAACAGCAAAAACATCAAAACGTGTAGTCACCGCCGGTAGTTAGAAGTATGAAGTAAGTCGGTACTTTGACGACTAAGTATCGTGTACTTTTCAAACCAAAGATTCGTGGTCACTGAAAACTTCAAGAAATCGagcatttacattatttttaagtcTTAACTATTTCGTATTAAACTCTTAGAAGTGTTTTATAAAGTCTGGTTCTACTCACTGATTTAGTATCCATTTCAATCGTATAACGTTGTTTTCATCACAATAACTCGTTAAGTCTGTGAGATTCCCGCAAGCGGTCCTTAAAACTCTTCTGATTTCATATATCTAAGCTATCTTATCgtttaatgaaacaatattattaatattaaatagctGTTCATTGCTTTTATTTCGTCGCTATGACGATTAGAACAATAAGAACCCTGTgacccattttttttttttttaagtttgtattaCATACATCTAAACCATAGCATTatgatttaatgttatttctgCTTTTCATCACGTGCAACAACAGTGAAAACCCTGGGTTACGATTGTGTCGAACGTTTTGGGAACTTCGACCATCACCTTTGTCCTTGTGTACACCCACACACAGGACAATCTATGTACCTTTATCATTCTTTTAGGTTCCTGTCTTTCATTATCATTAATGAAGAGAAGATCCGTCTGTCAACAAATACTCATTTATTTTCTAACGAAAATTAACCcggatttttattttaacacaattaaGAAACGCTTCAGGAGAGATTGTAGGTATGGATCAGTAGtagaaagttgtttgttttaactcAAGCGGagaattttcagttatttcactTTACATGAAGTATCGCTCCATAGCTCTGAATGCGCTGGAGTAAAGCTTGATGAAGTATATACAATAcgcattaacatttatttaaccgtatatatatatatatatatatagtcaaatACTACATATTTATAGATGCATCTAACCATATGCCTCAAAACAAAGACATAACAACACATCCTTAATCATTATAACCTGTCAATAATAAGTTTATAGTAGAAGGCAGTTTATATCTTAGAGATGTAGTTACTAACCATGACGTTATATTAGTTCATTTTTCTTCCACTCGACTTCACAAAACAGCAATATATATAGCAGCAAGTTCTGTGTCAGACCCTTTCTCTGATGCAGTCGTGCGTGTACACGTTATTACTAGTACACCGTGCCCATCTAACACATATAGCACGGCACTTGCCTCTGAAGGTACGTAGATTAGCACATAGATCACATGTCGTTTGACTACTCATATTTTACACCTCCATCATCCAACAAGTACAGAAAGTGGTGTGAACTTAAGCAACAAGAAGATGGCTAGAAAGTGTGTTCCACAATGGATATCATTACTCCAATAAAATATTCTGCTGAATCGAGGGGACTTCATTCATAGGATACATAAAAAGTGAAATTCAGATTTAGTTAACTGAGCTAGTCAGAACTagcttaaatatttcattaaagtttCGGTTCTTTAGTATATTCCTTTCAGGTTGATTtgacatataattatatacatatatcatagcGAGACTGTTCAAGACATATttacaaaaatgataaataaagacAAGGTTGTTGTTGGGTTATAACTACGAATGATGCGCTCACTATTATTAATCTCTTTAAATATCTTCAAATTATTAGTAAGATCGCATAAATTttttatgttaactttattaagCCGAGAGTTTGAATTTGATCTCCCAGCGGGTTAGCAGTAAGTTCATGGACTTAATACGCTCCAAACTGTGATTATATTATCCGTAGTAAAGAGAGCGTAAATAGCCTAATGTGTGgttttgcattaaaacaaacaaacaattttaatttgctAGCTCAGAGCACATTAGCACTTCGATTGGGAAACATCTCTCTGCAATGCTTCATTTTAAATCATTGCCTAATAATACTTTCAACAAGAATTTTCCTTGTTGTagtatcagtgggagatgttttAAGTGAGCGATTAGCAACGTACAATTTAGAAGTTATACACTAtctgtttgtttaatattgttatatttcagtTTGTATGAACATACATTTTAGGCTGCATAAAAGTTGTTAGATATTCATTcactacataatttttttttttcaagttttctgTTTGTTAGATATTCCTCCATTGTTCAATATCTTCCATCAGTGTATGGCATTTGCTTAGGacactaaataaatatacagaaagcGTTTGGTCATACAAATGTTCAACTTGTTTGGCGTTAAAGCAGTGCATAAAACCTGGATGTTTTGATGTGGCTGTGACGTAGACAAGTTAACACTTATTCTCGAATAAAGCAATTAAAATGGTGAGTGCTTGGTGatcttaacttttattatttaataaaatatttttcttttttttatagtcataataacataaaaccacaaagttaaataatacattatctgAATGCCCTCCattggaacagcagtaagtcttcggatttacactgctaaaattaagCGTTCGATCCCCTCGTTGGACTccgcaaatatatatatatatatcctgatGTTTcttcctataagaaaacatacattctCCCaataggcctgacatggccaggtgggttaaggcatgcgactcgtaatccgagggtcgcgggttcacatccccttCCCACCGAacctgctcgctctttcagccgtcgaggcgttataatgtgacggttaattccactattcgttggtaaaagagtagcccaagagttggcggtgggttgtgatgactagatgccttccatctagtcttacgctgctaaattagggacggctaccgcagatagccctcgagtagctttgcgcgaaactcaaaaacaaagaTTATCATAGTAATAAATTTACGCCTGCACGTTGAACAGCTCGCGCCATCTCTTGGAACACACGGACAACTAATAATTATTCATGTAGGTTGTAAAGAGCACTTGTAACTGACAAAGAAAGGAGGTATACTATTGAAATAAG
This genomic window from Tachypleus tridentatus isolate NWPU-2018 chromosome 10, ASM421037v1, whole genome shotgun sequence contains:
- the LOC143229507 gene encoding uncharacterized protein LOC143229507 → MNYNGRLMTANENLQFGSQKEHLNEQGSGNRQNSKLHIFTNQNQKHREFSPPLPSSCVSCLSREFGILRPIFLNERSKEFNRTHVTRPGSFLNNRKSTTSNLNKENKRTGNSFFIDKPFQHGSVSFPEDHQVSQIFHSNSASKEFPSSYFQNNSSDEILKSPQKFRSNSSHRNIVEQERVSQAYQGQFQSFHTVLFTPSSHSIPPEDRISQGRSVQYTGTQTIPSNQPFKNALSGEKITQDLSRKHQSPQTFRDNPFHRTIPTRKSLPQDNSEQYEDSMVVQPNLSENVALRDPSKQYQYSRTVPSNPSFQNTPSKKSISQGYPGHNQGPQTGQPNLSLQNIGSQGRIRQHQGPQSSQFNPSSQNTLTQVNPLKNRPEYHHERFSSFNKNNQFQLFNQGLKTGLKESKNSLKFRTNKFTNIAKPNQQNTILLRQPDILSTDSFENSNLNENSPHNNEELSEQPNTPTFPSSFQEKKLETGFGEAQGMRNLDRIRVFQSNGRLSSVFNPASEQQILLQTEENVRGSSKNKLEINEGNKQTVKENFDENSKLFDTSVHSTLNNENVRGSKSDLKQEMIVRLNSIVKQNDNKNLASPETFGISKMVLNGEERLKNNSNSFSNTNILDQKAVSISDFQQNSNHFQKGIRNNNSINSGKEEVLLTDFERENEKHSEQAGQSLFPNQGMSVPINNHEFRQNFARIPDDNSHQDKGDEELEEFVNGRHSVPSRHWEDPGPTDETWERSRPMDNRDPWWEEDPWNNEPEPWRYENPRDNNLESRWHDEMWDNDPNPWGDTRDPWWQENPRHINRNPWWQDDPWKNEPYQPWKINDNSQGKRGMCWKNHNKKNYHKGFMQNRRHFSGKNKWYQQYNQKMNGWNRIMWQRKPFSIWQMFKLMG